The segment GACCTAGCAAGAGCAACAGCACCAACCAAATCACTATCCGACGTAATCAACACCTTATCACCTTCATCATCCTCATACACAATCTGAGGCCTTTGTTCCACATCAACCCCGATTCTTTGCATCACAACACCCATCAGCTCTTCTAGGCTTTCACCACCGGAACTAAACCGATGCACACGGCCCTTAAGGTCTTTGACTTTGAATGAAAACGAGTTCTCTAGCTCTAGAGAAGCGCAAGAAGTGAGCTTCCCAATATCTGAATGACgatgcatcatcatcatccccgACATTTCACTATGACCGTCCGAATCATGATCAACCGGGTCCAACGCAAGAGCCGAGTCCCAAAACTTCTGCATCATGGTGTTCGCCACGTCGTTCACAGCACCAGAGCTGTTCTCAACCATCGAGATAGCCGCGTGGGTGATCTGCAACACGTCAACACAAGCTGCAACCGAACCGTCTTTGTCCAACACCGGAAGATGCAAGAACTTCCCATCGTGCATCGTATGCAACGCATCGAGAATCGTCGTCTCTAAGGAGACGCATTCGGGACTCGGCGTCATCACTTTCTCAACAAGAATCGTTTCAGGAGATAAATTTTGGACTACAAGGCGCATAAGAATGTCCTTAGAAGTCAGTATCCCCTGGATCTTGCTCCCCATTGAGATGATCACAGAGTTAACGCGCAGATCACGCATCCTTTTCGCAGCTACGTAGACAGAATCTGATGGTGATACAAGCACAACTTTGGAGCTATCGGTGATAATCGTCGACAAGGCGGGTTTAAACATCCCTTCCCTCAACGTCTCGATGAAACCAGCTCCTCCGACACCTTCCACCGCAGCAGCTAAAGCACTGCCTTGCTCGGCTGCTTTCTCCATCCTCGAGATAGCATCGTATAAACACTTCGTGATGTCTAACATAGCAATGACTTCGCCGTTCTCCACGACGGGCAAGTGTCTGAACCTCCCTTGAACCATTTTTTGAAGAGCTTCTAAGGCTAAGGAGTCAGAGGTGACGAAGACAGGGTTCCTTGTCATGACTTTGGAGACAGGAGTCTGGTCCGGTTTTAACCCTTCGGCGATGACTCTTGTAGCTATGTCTTTGTCGGTGCAGATTCCGGAGAGGAGGGAGCTTGAGTTGGTTAAGAGAATGGCGCCGACGCGACGGGCAGCCATTCTCCGACAAGCTTCGAATACGGTGGTGCCTTCGGGGATGGTGATGGCTTTGTCTAACCGAAGATTTTTAACTGTTCTCTCAACGTTAGAGGGAGGTTGAGGTGAGTTTGGTACGTTGACGAAGCTTCCGTGGTGCTCTGATTGGTCTGGTTTCTTGGAAGGTGGTGGTGGTCCTCTCCTCCTCCCTGATGTTGACGAAGTCCCCGTCGCTTGAGTACTCATGATATCGATCGATCTAAGGCTTGAAgaagaataacaaaaaaatcaaaccaatATGCACAAATCTGAATATAAATCCaacttttaacattttacccaaaaaaaaatctgaataaaTCCGATGCAATGAAGATGATAAATCCGATGACAATAACATGCATACATACACAACCATGAGCAATGAAATCAGGTCGGAACAGGATTTAtgtgtgatgatgatgatgaaagaAGGACAAGACTTGAGACCCAAGAATGGGCTTAGGGTTAAGGTTTACCTTTCTTGGAGAATTTGTCGTCTCGCTGGTTTGTTGTTCCGCGGCTTTCAGCAATTGTCTTTAGCCATTTTTATCATGTTCCTGGGCGTATGTAAGGAGGtggtcttcttctccttcttattTCATTTAGTCAAACTATATTAAATTTGATAATTAAAGAAATCAAGAATGATGTATTTCccgtaaaagaaaaacaaattctgTGAAATTAATTTTTTGCATGTGGCATGGATTAGTCGGAATTAATGGTcaaataataatacaaaaaCACAATTGACACGTATTGTACTACGTGTGCAAGCATGTTACTGGAAGGTTGCTTCTAGGCATTTGACCCATGTCACTTGACAGAATCACGGTAAAAACCTCtatcaattaattttaatatattataaaatttatatattttatctcaaataaattatcaaatttatGATATATTGACTAAATTTATATAgtccaaaaatattattttatatccaATATAagtatcataaaatataaatatgtgttAATAgaataatacaaaaatatttttaaactgtaaaatcttattatataaagtttggttcttcaaagttgttaattaacatgatcgcgatacataacaattatatattttaaggttgtgacatgtgttaacatatctcataattaaaaaaaaaatatatactaatacattaacaaaaacgaattttattaaaaagtaattatatattatttaatagtaattttccttttttaaaatcctaatcaaaagataattgcaaaagattatttgatgaTACTTTTCCTtctaatattgtgacatgtgcttaaatatatgataattaaaatatatataataaaataataaaaaagaattttaaaaaaaccactttaaaaatatttaatagtaaaaacaattttaaaaaaatatttagtagtaATTGTTTTTACacgttttccttttttaaaatcctaaaaataagatttgaaaaccattatttaatataattttctttttctaaaattttaatgaaatataattttaaaagattataCTGAGCTTGGTTCTTTaaaattgctaattaacatgattgtgACACAAGTAagttatatattcaaaaatgtgatATGTGTTAACTATCtcataatcaaatatatatatactaaaatagtaaaaacgatttttcttaaaaattaagtataaatattatttaatagtcttattattattgttattattattagcattatttcttataaaaagttttcatttttttagagaaatactgtagattagggttttggtttagaaattaggataacaaaaatatttgtggatagatgtgtattctttctgaatttttcatgaataggttgtattttaaataattttcataaaaactgctatttttggaaaattttcattttttagagaaatactgtagataagggtttgtgatttagaaattaggataacaagaatatttgttgtttgatgagtattctttctgagtttttcatgaatatgctgcacttttaaataattttcttaaaaactactatttttggaaaattttcacttttagagaaatattatagattagggtttgtgatttagaaattaggataacaagaatatttgtggatagatgagtattctttatgagttttttatcaatagactgtatttttaagtaattttatttaaacctgctatttttggaaagttttcatttattagaaaaatattgtagattagagtttgtgatttaaaaattaggataacaagaatatttgtggatagttgagtattttttctgagttttttcatcaatagtttgtatttttaaataattttatttaaaactacTCTTTtcggaaagttttcattttttagagaaatagtagggtttgtgatttaaaaattaggataacaagaatatttgtggatagatgagtattctttctgagtttttcatgaacatgttgtattttgaaataattttcttaaaaactgctatttttggaatgttttcattttttagagaaatactgtatattagagtttgtgatttagaaatttggataacaagaatatttgtggattgATGAATATTCTTTCtgagatttttcatcaatagtttgtatttttaaataattttcttaaaaactgctattttggaaagtttttattttttagagaaatactgtagattagggtttgtaatttagaaattaggataacaaaaatatttttggataaatgagtattctttcaaaatttatggcaataaaaacatatatgagTAAAGCTTATGACATGGTAGAATGGTCCTTTATGGAGCGGTTATTATTGAAAATGGGTTTCTGTTCGGTCTGGTTAGCCAGGGTGATGACATGCATTTCTTCGGTTTCTTATAAGGTCTTACTTAACGGTCAACCTAAGGGAAGCATTATCCCAGAAAGAGGTTTGAGACAAGGGGATCCCCTATCTCCGTATTTATTCATTTTATGTACAGAAGCTCTTATTGCAAATATTAGGAAAGAGGAGAGAGACAAAAGTTTAACAGGACTTAAAATATCGCGAGGAGGACCTGCGGTCTCACATTTGCTATTTGCGGATgatagtttgtttttttgtaagGCGAATGTGATTGAATGTGATGTTATCCTCAAGCTCCTCAAAGACTATGAAGCTTTGTCGGGCTAActgataaattttaataaatcatcTTTGCAATTTGGTCATAAGGTACCAGAGTCACAAAGGGTggaaattcaaaataaacttgGCATAACTAAATTGGATGGTATGGGAAATTATTTGGGAATACCAGAAAGTTTGGGTGGATCTAAAAcacaaatttttggttttttgagTGAAAGAGTAAATAATAAGGTGAACAGTTGGACGGTCTGGTTCCTAACTAAGGGCGGGAAAGAGGTGATGATAAATTCAGTGGCGTCGACAATGCCAAATCATACTATGTCTTGTTATAGATTACCAAAGACAGTTATAAAGAAAATTACAGGGGCTATTTCTCACTTCTGGTGGGGTAGTGGTAACAATAAAAGAGGTATACAATGGTTCTCCTCGGATAAAGTATGTAAATCTAAGGAGGAGGGAGGTCTTAGCTTTCGCGATCTTCAAGATTTTAATACGGCCTTATTGGCTAAGCAATTATGGCGGTTGATAGATAAACCAGATTGTTTGTTTTCAAAGGTATTTAAAGGCCGATAATTTCGGAATACTGATCCATTGGATCCTCACAGAACTTATTCACCTTCCTATGGTTGGAGAAGTATCTGCtcagctagatctctggttaataAAGGGCTAATCAAAAGAGTAGGATCAGGACAGACCATCTCCGTATGGAATGATCCGTGGATTCCTACTCCTCGCCCGAGGTCAGCTAAACCAAAAACGCTACCCCAATTTTTAAATCCTTCTTTGAAGGTGGATCATCTCATCGATCCGTTGACTAAGTCTTGGAATGTGGATTTGCTCAATGCATACATACATCCGGATGATATTAAGATTATTAGAGGCCTGGCTATAAGCCTGAACGATAGGAAGGATTCTTATGGGTGGTCTTTCATAGAGTCAGAAAAATATTCTGTTAAGTTTGGATATAGGGTTGAAACATCATTTCCAGATAAAGCACATGATTTAGTTCCTTACGGTCCGAATATCAAACCACTTTTGGCTTTTTGCTGGAAACTTAAATGTCCCCCGAAATTGAGACATTTTGTTTGGCAAGTTCTCTCATGTACTATATCGGTTGCAAAAAACTTAAGGTCACGGGGGATTAATTGTGATACCCAATGTAGTATTTGTGGCGCAGAGGAAGAGTCAGTTAATCATGCTTTatttgaatgtcctccagctCTGCATACTTGGGCTTTATCAAAAATCCTCTCAGCCCCTGGTGTTTTTCCAACGAATTCGGTATTTACCAATATGGATTATCTCTTCTGGAGATTGCCAAAAGAGCATGATTTTAGTAACTTTCTATGGATTATGTTGTACATTttgaaaaatagaaataataaagttttcaatAATAGGGATGGAAATCCTCAGGAAATACTTAGATATGCAGAAGTGGAGAGCGAGGTATGGGCGGAAGCTCAGACtacaattccaaaaaaaaacaagttttggGCCCACAAAACTTTGAATGGCAAGCATCGGGATAGTCAAGAAACTGTTTTGTAGATGGTGCGTGGAAAGAAAATGACAAATTCACGGGGCAGGGATGGTTCTGCAGAGTAGTAGGATCAAAAGAGAAGATGATGGGGGTGATGAATCTCCGAAGAAGCTTATCAGCTCTACATGCCGAATGTGAAGCTTTGATATGGGCTATGGAGTGCATGAAGACCCTTGATTTTTTGGACGTAGTTTTTGCAACAgactgttctcaattggtgaagatggtgtcctCACCAGACgaatggccagcttttgctACACACATGGAGGAGTTTCGACGCAGTAAGTATTTCTTCCCTTCCTTCAAGATTCGACATATACCAAGAGAAACTAATCTAGTGGCGGACAAGCTTGTATGAGGTGCTCGGAGTTCTCCTTCAGCTGTGTTTTATGTTGATTCTACCCCACCGGTTTGGTTTTCCGAGCCGGAAGGTTTCTTATCATAGTTTAGttattgttgtaaaaaaaatgagtattctttctgagtttttaattaattgtttgtatttttaaataattttcttaaaaactgatatttttggaaagttttcattttttagagaaatactgtatattagggtttgtgatttagaaattaggataaaaataatatttgtggatagatgagtattctttctgagtttttcatctatagattgtatttttaaatatttttctttaaaactgttattttttgaaagttttcattttttagagaaatagtgtagattatgatttttgatttagaaattaggataacaagaatatttgggaatagatgagtatttttttttgagttttttcatcaatagtttgtatttttaaatagttttatttaaaactactctttttggaaaattttcatttttttagagaaatagtagggtttatgatttagaaattagtataacaagaatatttgaggATAGgtgagtattctttctgagaTTTTCATGaacatgttgtattttgaaataaatttcttaaaaactgctatttttgaattttttttcatttcttagagaaatactgtagattaggatttgtgatttagaaattaggataacaagaaagtttgtggatagatgagtattctttctcagttttttcatcaatattttttttatttttaaataattttcttaaaaactgctatttttggaaaattttcatttttagagaaatactgtagattagggtttgtgatttagaaattaggataacaagaatatttgtggattgATAAGTATtatttctgagtttttcatgaatagattgtatttttaaataattttcttaagaactgctatttttgaaaagttttcatttttatagaaatactatagattagggtttgtgatttacaaattaggataacaagaatatttgtggatagatgagtattttttctgagtttttcatcaataagctgtatttttaaataattttcttaaaaactgctatttttgaaaaaaaaatatttcttacaGAATtaatgtagatttgggtttgtgaattataaattaagataacaataatatttgtggaAAGTTGAGCATTCTTtttgagtttttcatcaataagctgcatttttaaataattttctaaaaaactgttattctgaatttttttttcattttttagagaaatactgtagataatggtttgtgatttaaaaattaggataacaagaatatttgtggatagatgagtattctttctgagtttttcatgaacatgttgtatttttaaataattttttttaaaactgctattttttgaaaattttcatttttttagagaaatactgtaaattagggttttgatttagaaattatgataacaaaaatatttttggatagatgagcattttttctgagtttttcacagtgttttgaaacccgacccggacccgcgGTTGACCCGGTAAACCCGGCGATCcagaaaaaatccggtttgggttttataaaaaacccaatatttaaaAATCCGCAAAAACCCGTAAAAATCCTCAAAAACCCATTAAACCCCGGAATCCGATATCGGTTGAACCCccggttgaaccaataaataacttttactcattttttagtttttagattatgttttatattccaagttttcaattaaaaagttaggtgctgacaaaaaaaaggttaggttttcccttttcaattttatatttgtaatttttagattttgatgaagatttttcACTATGCCACCTAAAAAAATGAAGTGAACGATGATGGagaaaaccaaaattagttgatgtgatttggtgttagtttatttctgttattgacaatttaatacaatgatcttttactcttagtttattttgaatttgaagttaatttattattcaaattagatatttaaatatttgtgagttttatatcttgatttttttagatgtcataactcttactttgttacagaaaattttaaatagtctaaactatttttttatattttgcatgtcaaatgaaataagaaaataaaaactaaagttaagtatttgttaaatactttttaaacataaagtatatacatatccaaactattatttaatgttttaaaaaacatttagaaaatattaaactttagtttttttatatatttattttcatagctaatatattattatataataaaactaattcatttattaacccGCGGTTTACCCGTAGTCGACCCAGTGACCCATCGACCCGGTAAGTCGTCCGGTTCAatgtccgggtcgggtttaaaaacattggtttttcatgaatatgttgtattttaaataattttcataaaaactgttatttttggaaaattttcattttttagagaaatactgtagataaGGGTTTGTGacttagaaattaggataacaagaatatttgttgtttgatgagtattctttctgagtttttcatgaatatgttgtatttttaaataattttcttcaaaactactatgtttggaaagttttcatttttagagaaatattatagatttgggtttttgatttagaaattaggataacaagaatatttgtagatagatgagtattctttatgagtttttcatcaataggctgtatttttaagtaattttcttaaaaactgctatttttgaaaagttttcatttttagagaaatattgtagattagagtttgtgatttataaattaggataacaagaatatttgtggatagttgagtattttttctgagttttttcatcaatagtttgtattttaaaataattttatttaaaactcctctttttggaaagttttcattttttttagagaaatagtagggtttgtgatttagaaattaggataacaagaatgtTTGTGGACAGATGGGTATtatttctgagtttttcatgaacatgttgtattttgaaataattttcttaaaaactgatattttggaatgtttttattttttagagaaatagtgtagattagggtttgtgatttagaaattaagataacacgaatatttgtggatagatgagtattgagAAAAACactatagattttttttctttttgatcgTAAAATTGAAAATAACTATAAcagttatatatttgtttaaagaatattttattaagttattttcttttaacttAACTTGATTTATAAGGGTCTGACCACTCTAGAAACAacttcaaaactttaaatttgataaTAGAAGGTTTAACTGtacaaaactttatatttaagGTTTCTTACTTTTCTAGTTCTTTTACTTGTGTAACTTTCAAATAATGTTAAtaacttttttgtttaatctttttaatacaaaaatatttaattaatactaCAACAAATATCATACAAAGATTAAATAATGTTACTACATGATATAATAACAACGTGCATTATTATGCATAACATGATTATTGGAAATGAACATTAGAAATGCAAGATCGAGTTgaaatggaaataaataaaaatgatcgTATACAAAACTTTTTAACTCGTAGTCGAAGAAAACTCATTTACACTTGAAAATTTCTTAATTGATCATAAGTAGGATTATAGTAGGGGTAAATTATaatgaaatattatataatttagttaaatttaatgaattattttgtatgtttttatttacatacaatattttactacaatataatatttaattaattattttttgtttataatacttttgttgtatattttatgGTTATTATAAAAGATTTATGCTTTTGGTTGAGTTTTATTAAATATGATGGactattatgtaaaatattaaaaaaataaagcttAATATAAAGTGTTGATTTTGGAGAAAAACACcatcatctatattattaaaagagaagtacccatTAAAAATACCCCTaagttttctaatttatttacaCTTCCATGCCACTgagaattaaattaaactatatattttaatgcttgtctttttcagttaaattaatgagtttttcaaaatcaaatttaaatttaatgtcaTTAAATAAACCCACATATTTTAATGCTTGTCTTTTTCAGTTAAATTAATGGTTTtttcttaatcaaatttaaacttaatgtcattaaatgaacaaaaaaatacatcatatttaaCGTAGCTTATTACGGACGAGTACAACCCAATAATGAACTTGAagtttatttttacgaaaacgtgaatcacttgacgtatataatatttaaaatatattaactacaatataacaaatgcatataacctacctatactttagtttgaaatgatcatgctcaaattttatatagtcaacttACATCATGCACCGATCGATATACAATATTCAAACCATCTATTGATTTtctaaactttataaaaaacaaatcaataaatgcaaactcaaaataaaatatcttctattaatcaaaacataatatctTTAGTGTCGTATCTTTAACGTACTTATTAAATATAGAAACTGTAACCATAATTACAGTAATTATAAGAATATATTTGATTTCAACCAATTGATCTATTACTTCGgtaattgatttgcttgcagaagaggaaacaataaatttaaaatttgtaa is part of the Brassica rapa cultivar Chiifu-401-42 chromosome A09, CAAS_Brap_v3.01, whole genome shotgun sequence genome and harbors:
- the LOC103841227 gene encoding CBS domain-containing protein CBSCBSPB3, whose translation is MSTQATGTSSTSGRRRGPPPPSKKPDQSEHHGSFVNVPNSPQPPSNVERTVKNLRLDKAITIPEGTTVFEACRRMAARRVGAILLTNSSSLLSGICTDKDIATRVIAEGLKPDQTPVSKVMTRNPVFVTSDSLALEALQKMVQGRFRHLPVVENGEVIAMLDITKCLYDAISRMEKAAEQGSALAAAVEGVGGAGFIETLREGMFKPALSTIITDSSKVVLVSPSDSVYVAAKRMRDLRVNSVIISMGSKIQGILTSKDILMRLVVQNLSPETILVEKVMTPSPECVSLETTILDALHTMHDGKFLHLPVLDKDGSVAACVDVLQITHAAISMVENSSGAVNDVANTMMQKFWDSALALDPVDHDSDGHSEMSGMMMMHRHSDIGKLTSCASLELENSFSFKVKDLKGRVHRFSSGGESLEELMGVVMQRIGVDVEQRPQIVYEDDEGDKVLITSDSDLVGAVALARSTGQKVLRLYLDFTETATRSLGLETGQFKKVSTLDGKGCGGWVTWRGGVVVTGAVAITGVAVVVYLKRSKT